In a single window of the Arthrobacter zhangbolii genome:
- a CDS encoding endonuclease domain-containing protein — protein sequence MADAERGEQPALPGPVLPGSVFTVAEARARGVPPAALRRKEYDAVGYGIRAVTGVEPSLLHIVRPLAPVSGLTVASHTTAAALWGMWLPRRLANGPLHLTRPLRLSRPRRKGVAGHQAPLLREDVVRIAGILITSPSWTWCDLAALLPVADLVVAGDSVLRRLDAPVRGGYLPRPDPLCRVQDLQDLIDRRSGSRGISTARTALGLMRPGVDSAPESRLRLLILSAGLPEPEVNRWIMGAGGRPVSRPDLQYRALRIALEYEGEHHLRDPDQWHRDIERDERLRQLGWVVLRFSKKHLRPENRAATEERIRSTLRARGWYPGRAV from the coding sequence ATGGCTGACGCGGAGCGGGGTGAACAACCGGCCCTTCCAGGACCGGTGCTGCCCGGGTCCGTGTTCACCGTGGCGGAGGCACGGGCACGCGGTGTGCCGCCGGCGGCCCTGCGGAGGAAAGAGTACGACGCCGTCGGGTACGGCATCCGTGCCGTCACGGGGGTGGAGCCTTCCCTGCTGCACATCGTTCGTCCGCTTGCGCCTGTTAGCGGCCTTACCGTAGCCAGCCACACCACCGCCGCCGCCCTGTGGGGAATGTGGCTGCCGCGGCGCCTGGCGAACGGCCCGCTTCACCTCACTCGGCCGCTGCGGTTGTCACGGCCCCGGCGGAAGGGCGTGGCCGGGCATCAGGCTCCGCTCCTGCGGGAAGACGTAGTACGGATAGCCGGGATACTGATCACCTCTCCCTCATGGACGTGGTGTGACCTCGCGGCCCTGCTCCCGGTCGCTGACCTGGTGGTGGCCGGCGACTCGGTGCTTCGACGGCTGGATGCCCCGGTGCGAGGCGGCTACCTTCCCCGGCCCGATCCGCTGTGCCGGGTCCAGGACCTGCAGGACCTCATCGACCGGAGATCCGGAAGCCGCGGCATTTCCACGGCGCGGACGGCACTTGGGCTGATGCGCCCGGGTGTCGATTCAGCCCCGGAATCGCGTCTGCGGCTGCTCATCCTGTCCGCGGGCCTGCCGGAGCCGGAGGTGAACCGGTGGATCATGGGTGCCGGCGGGCGGCCCGTGTCCCGGCCGGACCTGCAGTACCGGGCACTGCGGATTGCCCTTGAATACGAAGGGGAACACCATCTGCGGGATCCGGACCAGTGGCATCGCGACATTGAACGGGATGAGAGGCTGCGGCAACTGGGCTGGGTGGTGCTGCGCTTCAGCAAAAAGCACCTTCGCCCCGAGAATCGGGCAGCAACGGAGGAACGTATCCGTAGTACCTTGCGTGCGCGGGGCTGGTATCCCGGCAGAGCCGTGTAG
- a CDS encoding bile acid:sodium symporter family protein: MSNSTTTPAPAVSAAEERSARIAVTVFPLLIVAGGVIALFFPQPFTGLSAYINPGLMLIMFGMGLTLTLPDFGMVVRQPLPVLLGVVAQFVIMPLLGLGIAWALNLSPELAAGVILVGCAPGGTASNVVTYLARGNVALSVAMTSVSTLLAPLLTPLLALWLAGRYMAVDAGSMAWSIVQIVLIPVVLGLVIRYLMPRLVDRILPVLPWVSVLAITFVVIAVVSGSAQAIFTAGWLILLAVVLHNALGLGLGYGAAKLFRQPIPSRRTMAIEVGMQNSGLAAGLAKQYFAPEAALPAAVFSVWHNVSGALMAAIWQRRPVS; the protein is encoded by the coding sequence ATGTCGAATTCCACCACTACGCCGGCCCCGGCGGTTTCCGCTGCCGAAGAGCGCAGCGCCCGCATAGCGGTAACGGTTTTTCCGCTGCTTATTGTTGCCGGGGGAGTGATTGCGCTCTTCTTCCCGCAGCCCTTCACCGGGCTCTCCGCCTACATTAACCCGGGGCTGATGCTGATTATGTTCGGCATGGGCCTGACGCTGACCCTCCCGGATTTCGGGATGGTGGTCCGCCAGCCGCTTCCGGTGCTGCTGGGCGTGGTGGCGCAGTTTGTCATAATGCCGCTGCTGGGCCTGGGGATCGCCTGGGCGCTGAATCTCAGCCCGGAACTGGCTGCGGGCGTGATCCTGGTGGGCTGCGCTCCGGGCGGCACGGCGTCCAATGTGGTGACCTATCTGGCCCGCGGCAACGTGGCCCTCTCCGTGGCCATGACCTCGGTGTCCACGCTGCTGGCGCCCCTGCTGACCCCGCTGCTGGCGCTCTGGCTCGCGGGCCGGTACATGGCAGTTGACGCCGGTTCCATGGCGTGGTCCATTGTGCAGATTGTCCTGATTCCGGTGGTGCTCGGACTGGTTATCCGCTACCTGATGCCGCGGCTGGTGGACCGGATCCTCCCCGTGCTGCCCTGGGTTTCCGTGCTGGCGATTACGTTTGTGGTGATCGCGGTGGTGTCCGGCAGCGCCCAGGCAATTTTCACCGCGGGCTGGCTTATCCTGCTCGCGGTGGTGCTGCACAACGCGCTGGGACTGGGACTGGGGTACGGCGCCGCCAAGCTGTTCCGGCAGCCGATCCCGTCACGCCGGACCATGGCTATTGAAGTGGGGATGCAGAACTCCGGGCTTGCTGCCGGCTTGGCGAAACAGTACTTCGCTCCGGAAGCGGCGTTGCCCGCGGCAGTGTTTTCGGTCTGGCACAACGTCTCCGGCGCACTGATGGCCGCCATCTGGCAGCGCCGGCCGGTGTCCTGA
- a CDS encoding NADP-dependent isocitrate dehydrogenase, which produces MAEKIKVVGSVVELDGDEMTRIIWQFIKDRLINPYLDVDLKYYDLSIQNRDATDDQVTIDAANAIKEHGVGVKCATITPDEARVEEFGLKKMWVSPNGTIRNILGGVVFREPIIISNIPRLVPGWNKPIIIGRHAHGDQYKATNFKVPGAGTLTLTYTPADGSEEIKQQVVTYNEDGGVAMGMYNFNDSIKDFARASFAYGLQRNYPVYLSTKNTILKAYDGQFKDLFQEVFDAEFKDQFEAAGLTYEHRLIDDMVASAMKWEGGYVWACKNYDGDVQSDTVAQGFGSLGLMTSVLMTPDGKTVEAEAAHGTVTRHYRQHQQGKPTSTNPIASIFAWTRGLMHRGKLDNTPEVINFAETLEDVVIKTVESGKMTKDLALLVGPDQPYLTTEEFLAALDENLKARLGAEVAA; this is translated from the coding sequence GTGGCTGAGAAAATCAAGGTTGTGGGCTCTGTCGTAGAGCTCGACGGCGATGAGATGACCCGTATCATCTGGCAGTTCATCAAGGACCGCCTGATCAACCCGTACCTGGACGTAGACCTGAAGTACTACGACCTCTCCATCCAGAACCGCGACGCGACCGATGACCAGGTCACCATTGACGCCGCCAACGCCATCAAGGAACACGGCGTGGGCGTCAAGTGCGCAACCATCACCCCCGACGAGGCACGTGTCGAGGAATTCGGCCTGAAGAAGATGTGGGTCTCCCCGAACGGAACCATCCGCAACATCCTCGGCGGCGTGGTCTTCCGCGAGCCGATCATCATCTCCAACATCCCGCGCCTGGTCCCGGGCTGGAACAAGCCGATCATCATTGGCCGCCACGCCCACGGTGACCAGTACAAGGCCACGAACTTCAAGGTTCCCGGTGCCGGTACGCTGACGCTGACCTACACCCCGGCCGACGGCAGCGAAGAAATCAAGCAGCAGGTTGTGACGTACAACGAAGATGGCGGCGTCGCCATGGGTATGTACAACTTCAACGATTCCATCAAGGACTTCGCCCGCGCTTCCTTCGCGTACGGCCTGCAGCGCAACTACCCGGTGTACCTCTCCACCAAGAACACCATCCTGAAGGCCTACGACGGCCAGTTCAAGGACCTGTTCCAGGAAGTCTTCGACGCCGAGTTCAAGGACCAGTTCGAAGCAGCCGGGCTCACCTATGAGCACCGCCTGATCGATGACATGGTTGCCTCCGCAATGAAGTGGGAAGGCGGCTACGTCTGGGCCTGCAAGAACTACGACGGCGACGTCCAGTCCGACACCGTGGCACAGGGCTTCGGCTCGCTGGGTCTGATGACCTCCGTGCTGATGACCCCGGACGGCAAGACCGTTGAGGCTGAAGCTGCACACGGCACCGTGACCCGTCACTACCGCCAGCACCAGCAGGGCAAGCCCACCTCCACCAACCCGATCGCCTCGATCTTCGCGTGGACCCGTGGCCTGATGCACCGCGGCAAGCTGGACAACACCCCCGAGGTCATCAACTTCGCCGAGACCCTTGAAGACGTTGTCATCAAGACGGTCGAATCCGGCAAGATGACCAAGGACCTGGCACTGCTGGTCGGCCCGGACCAGCCGTACCTGACCACCGAAGAGTTCCTCGCCGCACTGGATGAGAACCTCAAGGCCCGCCTGGGCGCCGAGGTTGCGGCCTAA
- the purH gene encoding bifunctional phosphoribosylaminoimidazolecarboxamide formyltransferase/IMP cyclohydrolase, translating into MSNPVLDRVPIRRALISVYNKTGLTELAQGLAAAGVSIVSTGSTAKQIAAAGVAVTEVSEVTGFAECLDGRVKTLHPRVHAGILADRRRDDHVAQLEEMEIEPFDLVVVNLYPFVETVRSGAAQDDVVEQIDIGGPSMVRAAAKNHPSVAVVVDPDKYSDVVTAAAEGGFDLAQRRRLAAEAFAHTAAYDNAVATWTAEQFGDGTEDGAKWPAYTGLALERAEVLRYGENPHQDAALYVEKGGQPGVAQADQLHGKAMSYNNYVDADAALRAAFDFDEPAVAVVKHANPCGIAVASPNAADPIADAHAKAHACDPVSAFGGVIAANRTVTAGMAETVKDIFTEVVIAPDFEPAAVEILSAKKNIRLLALPDGYGRNTAEFRQVSGGVLVQKADRLQAEGDDPANWTLAAGEPADEATLADLAFAWAAVRAAKSNAILLAKNGASVGVGMGQVNRVDSCRLAVERANTLGAGGEDRARGSVAASDAFFPFADGLQILLDAGVRAVVQPGGSIRDNEVVEAAAAAGVTMYFTGARHFFH; encoded by the coding sequence GTGAGCAACCCCGTCCTCGACCGTGTCCCTATCCGCCGGGCCCTGATTTCGGTCTACAACAAGACGGGGCTGACGGAACTCGCGCAAGGCCTCGCCGCAGCCGGTGTCAGCATTGTCTCCACCGGCTCCACGGCCAAGCAGATCGCTGCTGCCGGCGTCGCCGTCACCGAGGTATCCGAGGTGACCGGGTTCGCTGAGTGCCTCGACGGCCGGGTCAAGACCCTGCACCCCCGCGTCCATGCCGGCATCCTCGCCGACCGCCGCCGGGATGACCATGTGGCCCAGCTCGAGGAAATGGAGATTGAACCCTTCGACCTCGTGGTGGTCAACCTCTACCCGTTCGTTGAAACCGTCCGCTCCGGCGCGGCGCAGGATGACGTGGTGGAGCAGATCGACATCGGCGGGCCCTCCATGGTCCGCGCCGCCGCCAAGAACCACCCGTCGGTGGCCGTGGTGGTTGACCCGGACAAATACTCCGACGTTGTCACCGCAGCGGCGGAGGGCGGCTTCGACCTGGCGCAGCGCCGCCGGCTGGCTGCTGAAGCATTCGCCCACACTGCCGCCTACGACAACGCGGTAGCCACCTGGACGGCCGAGCAGTTCGGCGACGGCACCGAGGACGGCGCCAAGTGGCCGGCCTACACCGGCCTCGCCCTGGAGCGCGCCGAAGTGCTGCGCTACGGCGAAAACCCGCACCAGGACGCTGCCCTGTACGTGGAGAAGGGCGGCCAGCCCGGCGTCGCCCAGGCCGACCAGCTGCACGGCAAGGCCATGTCCTACAACAACTACGTCGACGCCGACGCCGCCCTGCGTGCCGCCTTCGACTTCGATGAGCCCGCCGTCGCCGTCGTGAAGCACGCGAACCCGTGCGGTATCGCGGTGGCGTCCCCGAATGCGGCCGATCCGATTGCGGACGCGCACGCCAAGGCCCACGCCTGTGATCCCGTCTCCGCGTTCGGCGGCGTGATTGCCGCCAACCGCACGGTCACCGCGGGCATGGCGGAAACGGTGAAGGACATCTTCACGGAGGTGGTGATTGCTCCGGACTTCGAGCCGGCCGCCGTCGAGATCCTCAGCGCGAAGAAGAACATCCGCCTGCTCGCCCTGCCGGACGGATACGGCCGCAACACTGCCGAATTCCGGCAGGTCTCCGGCGGTGTGCTGGTGCAGAAGGCGGACCGGCTGCAGGCCGAGGGCGATGATCCGGCCAACTGGACCCTCGCCGCGGGGGAACCGGCGGACGAAGCCACCCTGGCCGATCTCGCCTTTGCCTGGGCCGCCGTGCGGGCCGCGAAGTCCAATGCCATCCTGCTGGCAAAGAACGGCGCGTCCGTGGGTGTGGGCATGGGCCAGGTAAACCGGGTGGATTCCTGCCGGCTCGCCGTTGAACGGGCCAACACCCTGGGCGCCGGGGGCGAGGACCGCGCCCGCGGTTCCGTAGCGGCGTCGGACGCGTTCTTCCCCTTCGCGGACGGACTGCAGATCCTGCTCGACGCCGGTGTGCGCGCCGTGGTCCAGCCGGGCGGCTCCATCCGCGACAACGAAGTGGTCGAAGCTGCTGCCGCTGCGGGCGTGACCATGTACTTCACCGGCGCCCGGCACTTCTTCCACTAG
- a CDS encoding glutamate--cysteine ligase has protein sequence MGAEVTSRTFSRAQRTAYRQRLLENLDHFAHYLSTARFADTASIGLELELNLTNRDFSPALRNQAVLKRIADPAFQTEIGAFNIEMNHPALSIGQFGLKDLEDGLRTQLNRADQRAEQEDADIMMVGILPTLTPGFMDGWEWLSSGQRYAALNTSVLQARGEDVLLDLSGPEPLSFYAQNIAPEAACTSVQLHLEVSPEQFAPAWNAAQMIAAPQVALAANSPIFMEHVLWHETRIELFKQSIDTRPPEMRQQGVRPRVWFGERWITSIFDLFEENVRYFPALLPELSGRGDETTSAGAPLLAELRLHNGTVYRWNRPIYDPGSGTPNLRLENRVLPAGPSVIDVVANAAFYYGLVEYIRTADRPLWSRLAFKTASDNFLSCARHGLEATVYWPGIGEIPVAELIVRHLIPQAAEGLRALKVDPTLINRYLDVVSERARTEQNGAAWQIATLRRLEESGLARSAALAEMSRLYWENMHSNTAVHAWPVG, from the coding sequence ATGGGCGCCGAAGTCACCAGCCGGACGTTCAGCAGGGCACAGCGGACCGCCTACCGGCAGCGGCTGCTGGAAAACCTGGACCATTTTGCCCATTACCTGTCCACCGCCCGGTTCGCCGACACGGCGAGCATTGGGCTGGAGCTCGAGCTGAACCTCACCAACCGTGACTTCTCCCCCGCCCTGCGCAACCAGGCTGTCCTGAAACGCATCGCCGATCCGGCTTTCCAGACCGAAATCGGCGCTTTTAACATCGAGATGAACCATCCCGCACTTTCGATCGGGCAGTTCGGACTCAAGGACCTCGAAGACGGCCTGCGAACGCAGCTGAACCGTGCTGACCAACGCGCGGAGCAGGAGGACGCGGACATCATGATGGTGGGAATCCTGCCCACCCTGACGCCCGGGTTCATGGATGGCTGGGAGTGGCTCAGCAGCGGCCAGCGATATGCCGCCCTGAACACTTCGGTACTCCAGGCGCGCGGTGAAGACGTTTTGCTGGATCTCTCCGGCCCGGAGCCTCTGTCCTTTTACGCCCAGAACATTGCCCCCGAAGCGGCGTGTACGTCGGTGCAGCTGCATCTGGAAGTCTCACCCGAGCAATTTGCACCGGCCTGGAATGCAGCGCAGATGATCGCTGCTCCCCAGGTTGCGCTGGCGGCCAACTCGCCCATTTTCATGGAACACGTCCTGTGGCATGAAACCCGGATTGAACTGTTCAAGCAGTCAATTGATACCCGACCCCCGGAAATGCGCCAGCAGGGTGTGCGGCCCCGCGTCTGGTTCGGAGAACGGTGGATCACCTCCATCTTCGACCTGTTTGAGGAGAACGTACGCTACTTCCCGGCGCTGCTCCCGGAGCTCTCGGGCCGAGGGGATGAAACCACCTCTGCAGGTGCACCGCTGCTGGCTGAACTGCGGCTGCACAACGGTACCGTTTACCGCTGGAACCGGCCCATCTATGACCCGGGCAGCGGCACCCCCAATCTGCGGTTGGAAAACCGTGTGCTGCCGGCAGGTCCGTCAGTCATAGACGTTGTAGCCAATGCAGCTTTCTATTACGGCCTGGTGGAATACATCCGCACCGCAGACCGTCCGCTGTGGAGCCGGCTTGCCTTCAAGACCGCGTCCGACAATTTCCTCTCCTGTGCCCGCCACGGGCTGGAGGCCACGGTGTATTGGCCGGGCATCGGCGAAATTCCGGTTGCTGAACTGATTGTGCGGCACCTGATCCCGCAGGCCGCCGAAGGGCTGCGCGCCCTGAAGGTGGACCCCACGCTCATAAACCGCTATCTGGACGTCGTCTCCGAGCGGGCACGGACCGAGCAGAACGGAGCAGCCTGGCAGATCGCCACGCTTCGCCGTCTGGAGGAATCCGGACTGGCACGCAGCGCCGCGCTGGCCGAAATGTCCCGCCTCTACTGGGAGAACATGCACAGCAATACGGCCGTGCACGCCTGGCCGGTGGGCTGA